A stretch of Xenopus laevis strain J_2021 chromosome 8S, Xenopus_laevis_v10.1, whole genome shotgun sequence DNA encodes these proteins:
- the LOC108699992 gene encoding golgin subfamily A member 2-like translates to MKANLLELQVLVIRLVTERNEWYRRLMEATQGPQTGSEEFPAENPMELEGKENGALEEVGLEEDGRREVQSLPHLAAPQERLNPWIRRPNH, encoded by the exons ATGAAG GCTAATCTGCTGGAATTGCAAGTTTTGGTCATACGGCTGGTAACTGAGCGCAATGAATGGTACAGGAGGCTCATGGAAGCAACCCAGGGTCCCCAGACAGGGTCAGAAGAGTTCCCAGCAGAAAACCCTATGGAACTTGAAGGAAAAGAGAATGGAG CTCTGGAGGAAGTCGGCTTAGAGGAGGATGGGAGACGGGAAGTACAGTCATTGCCTCATTTGGCAGCTCCTCAGGAACGACTAAACCCCTGGATCAGAAGACCTAACCACTAA